From a single Nocardioides sp. dk884 genomic region:
- a CDS encoding acyl-CoA dehydrogenase, whose product MSHYKSNLRDIEFNLFEVLGRDKILGSGPFAEVDADTAREILAEVERISREDLAASYEDSDRNPPVFDPATHTAPIPESFQKSYRAWMDAEYWRLQISEELGGTPAPSSLNWAMAEMILGANAPIWMYAAGAPFAGVVHRNGNERDKRIAEIMVERQWGATMVLTEPDAGSDVGAGRSKATLNDDGSWNITGVKRFITSAEHDMSENIMHMVLARPEGIEGVGGPGTKGLSLFLVPKYHFDHQTGELTGERNGVYVTNVEHKMGIKVSNTCELTFGDPQVGGGEPARGWLLGEVHHGIAQMFQVIENARMMVGTKAIATLSTGYLNALEYAKTRVQGADLTRSGDKTAPRVTITQHPDVRRSLMVQKSFAEAMRALVLYTATWQDDVMIAEHAGETDTDAYRLANAVNDLLLPIVKGYGSERSWVLLGTESLQTFGGSGFLQEYPLEQYVRDAKIDTLYEGTTAIQGQDFFFRKIVKDQGRALGHLAAQIKELVEDENGNARLKNERALLGTALEDANALVGHMINDLMSAESDVRNLYKVGLNTSRLLMVLGDVVCGWLLLRQAEVALAKLDGADAGSLSAKDKAFYEGKVAAAQFFAQYNLPKISAERAIAEATDLSVMDLPEDAF is encoded by the coding sequence GTGAGCCACTACAAGAGCAACCTTCGCGACATCGAGTTCAACCTCTTCGAGGTCCTGGGCCGCGACAAGATCCTGGGCAGCGGGCCGTTCGCCGAGGTCGACGCCGACACCGCCCGCGAGATCCTGGCGGAGGTCGAGCGGATCTCGCGCGAGGACCTCGCCGCGTCCTACGAGGACAGCGACCGCAACCCGCCGGTCTTCGACCCGGCCACCCACACCGCGCCGATCCCGGAGTCGTTCCAGAAGAGCTACCGCGCCTGGATGGACGCGGAGTACTGGCGCCTGCAGATCAGCGAGGAGCTCGGCGGCACCCCCGCCCCCTCCAGCCTGAACTGGGCGATGGCGGAGATGATCCTCGGCGCCAACGCCCCGATCTGGATGTACGCCGCGGGCGCGCCGTTCGCCGGCGTCGTGCACCGCAACGGCAACGAGCGCGACAAGCGCATCGCCGAGATCATGGTCGAGCGTCAGTGGGGCGCCACCATGGTGCTCACCGAGCCCGACGCGGGCTCCGACGTCGGCGCCGGCCGCTCCAAGGCCACGCTCAACGACGACGGCTCGTGGAACATCACCGGCGTGAAGCGGTTCATCACCTCCGCCGAGCACGACATGAGCGAGAACATCATGCACATGGTGCTCGCCCGCCCCGAGGGCATCGAGGGCGTCGGCGGCCCGGGCACCAAGGGCCTCTCGCTGTTCCTGGTCCCGAAGTACCACTTCGACCACCAGACCGGCGAGCTCACCGGCGAGCGCAACGGCGTCTACGTCACCAACGTCGAGCACAAGATGGGCATCAAGGTCTCCAACACCTGCGAGTTGACCTTCGGCGACCCGCAGGTCGGCGGCGGCGAGCCGGCCCGCGGCTGGCTGCTCGGCGAGGTCCACCACGGCATCGCGCAGATGTTCCAGGTCATCGAGAACGCCCGGATGATGGTCGGCACCAAGGCCATCGCGACGCTCTCCACCGGCTACCTCAACGCGCTCGAGTACGCCAAGACCCGTGTCCAGGGCGCTGACCTGACCCGCTCGGGCGACAAGACCGCCCCGCGCGTCACGATCACCCAGCACCCCGACGTGCGCCGCTCGCTGATGGTGCAGAAGTCCTTCGCCGAGGCCATGCGCGCGCTGGTGCTCTACACCGCCACCTGGCAGGACGACGTGATGATCGCCGAGCACGCCGGCGAGACCGACACCGACGCCTACCGCCTCGCCAACGCCGTCAACGACCTGCTGCTGCCGATCGTCAAGGGCTACGGCTCGGAGCGCTCGTGGGTGCTGCTCGGCACCGAGTCGCTGCAGACCTTCGGCGGCTCGGGCTTCCTGCAGGAGTACCCCCTCGAGCAGTACGTCCGTGACGCCAAGATCGACACCCTCTACGAGGGCACGACGGCGATCCAGGGCCAGGACTTCTTCTTCCGCAAGATCGTGAAGGACCAGGGCCGCGCCCTGGGCCACCTCGCGGCGCAGATCAAGGAGCTCGTCGAGGACGAGAACGGCAACGCCCGCCTCAAGAACGAGCGCGCGCTGCTCGGCACCGCCCTCGAGGACGCCAACGCCCTGGTCGGGCACATGATCAACGACCTGATGTCGGCCGAGTCCGACGTGCGCAACCTCTACAAGGTCGGGCTCAACACCAGCCGCCTGCTGATGGTGCTCGGCGACGTGGTCTGCGGCTGGCTGCTGCTGCGCCAGGCCGAGGTCGCCCTCGCCAAGCTCGACGGCGCCGACGCCGGTTCGCTGTCGGCCAAGGACAAGGCCTTCTACGAGGGCAAGGTCGCCGCGGCGCAGTTCTTCGCGCAGTACAACCTGCCGAAGATCAGCGCCGAGCGCGCCATCGCCGAGGCCACCGACCTCTCGGTCATGGACCTGCCCGAGGACGCCTTCTGA
- a CDS encoding Na(+)/H(+) antiporter subunit C has product MNDINLTLVLISAALLGCGVYLLLERSLSRVLVGLVMMGNGVSLAFLVAGGPAGSAPIVGAESSDAAEMSDPLPQAMVLTAIVITLATTAFVLAMAYRSWQLNQHDDVQDDVEDAAIRRLAATDVTSEAYDAASDEDTDVSDDPRECDDTPGASGSVTYGTALDAVPGTEPRP; this is encoded by the coding sequence ATGAACGACATCAACCTGACCCTGGTCCTGATCTCCGCCGCCCTCCTCGGCTGCGGGGTCTACCTGCTCCTCGAACGCAGCCTGTCGCGGGTGCTGGTCGGCCTGGTGATGATGGGCAACGGCGTCAGCCTGGCCTTCCTCGTCGCCGGTGGCCCGGCCGGCTCGGCCCCGATCGTCGGCGCCGAGAGCAGCGACGCCGCCGAGATGTCCGACCCGCTGCCCCAGGCCATGGTGCTGACCGCCATCGTGATCACGCTCGCCACGACGGCCTTCGTGCTGGCGATGGCCTACCGCAGCTGGCAGCTCAACCAGCACGACGACGTACAGGACGACGTCGAGGACGCCGCCATCCGCCGGCTGGCCGCCACCGACGTCACCTCCGAGGCGTACGACGCCGCGTCCGACGAGGACACCGACGTCAGCGACGACCCGCGCGAGTGCGACGACACCCCCGGTGCCAGCGGCTCGGTCACCTACGGCACGGCCCTCGACGCCGTACCCGGAACGGAGCCCCGCCCGTGA
- a CDS encoding Na+/H+ antiporter subunit E produces MSPQVTPRRDGSVKPSRYRAVQPGALIWLTLVWMALWGDVTPMLVVSGLLMAVVVCLVFPLPPIELHLKVHPWAALRLTGRFLIDIVMASVQVAGVVLRRRPVRNAVVAVDLETTSDFVLTGVASMLSLVPGSVVVEARRSTHTLYLHVLDVPDEAAADRFRARALDQEQRFLAAFTPRPDPATEAGAA; encoded by the coding sequence GTGAGCCCGCAGGTGACCCCCCGGCGCGACGGCAGCGTGAAGCCCAGTCGCTACCGCGCCGTGCAGCCGGGCGCGCTGATCTGGCTGACGCTGGTCTGGATGGCACTGTGGGGCGACGTGACGCCGATGCTGGTCGTGTCGGGCCTGCTGATGGCGGTGGTGGTGTGCCTGGTCTTCCCGCTCCCGCCCATCGAGCTCCACCTCAAGGTCCACCCGTGGGCCGCGCTGCGGCTCACCGGTCGGTTCCTGATCGACATCGTGATGGCGAGCGTGCAGGTGGCCGGGGTCGTGCTGCGGCGCCGCCCGGTGCGCAACGCGGTGGTCGCGGTGGACCTGGAGACCACCTCCGACTTCGTGCTGACCGGGGTGGCCTCGATGCTGTCGCTGGTGCCGGGCTCGGTCGTCGTCGAGGCGCGCCGCTCCACCCACACCCTCTACCTGCACGTGCTGGACGTCCCCGACGAGGCGGCGGCCGACCGGTTCCGCGCGCGGGCGCTGGACCAGGAGCAGCGTTTCCTGGCCGCCTTCACGCCCCGACCCGACCCCGCGACCGAGGCAGGTGCGGCATGA
- a CDS encoding monovalent cation/H+ antiporter complex subunit F has protein sequence MSIVLLLTASTLGVAALLTVIRLTIGPTILDRSVALDVLMAVTICGIAVYSIHRHTTYALPVLLVLSMVGFVGSVSIARYASGTDDIEAEDDSDDHRGHP, from the coding sequence ATGAGCATCGTCCTTCTCCTGACCGCCTCGACCCTGGGGGTCGCCGCGCTGCTGACGGTGATCCGCCTGACCATCGGCCCCACGATCCTGGACCGCAGCGTCGCCCTGGACGTGCTGATGGCCGTGACGATCTGCGGCATCGCGGTGTACTCCATCCACCGGCACACGACGTACGCGCTGCCGGTGCTGCTGGTGCTCAGCATGGTCGGCTTCGTCGGCTCGGTGAGCATCGCGCGCTACGCGAGCGGCACCGATGACATCGAGGCCGAAGACGACAGCGACGACCACCGGGGGCATCCGTGA
- a CDS encoding Na+/H+ antiporter subunit A — translation MLILVAVLLAMSAACPWLVRRWGRRAFLFVSLGPLAGTAWVAAQGPAVSRGETLSETHPWVESIGMELAFRMGPLQWLLAMIVLGVGSLVLAYCTWYFRDDSLGVPRFAGVLTAFVAAMLGLVLADDLLLLYVFWELTTVFSFLLIGHDPARRASRQAAIQALVVTTLGGLSMLVGALILGHEGGTHRISELLADPPSGVAVTVAIHLLLVGAISKSALVPFHFWLPAAMAAPTPVSAYLHAASMVKAGVYLVALLAPVYAGVAGWRPVLLVLGIATMLLGGLRALRQTDLKLLLAFGTVSQLGFLIMVLGIGTRSALLAGLALLLAHALFKATLFLVVGIIDRSAGTRDLRRLSGLGRRMPVVAGAAVLAAASMAGVPPLLGYVAKESVLVAVLDVAKDGDGTGLAGAAGWLALLGVVLGSVLTAAYSARFVWGAFATRTVEEEPTVARVHPGFAAGPVLLAALSLVLGFLGRPVTELLAPYLEAVPEGVHHAELSLWHGLGLPLLATLLALAGGALMFVMRDRVARLQSRWTVDWTLERAYRSGMRVLDRTAVEVTGVVQRGSASAYLAIILAVVVVVPGSTLIGAWGDIDVQAWEHPAQAVIGVVVVAAAVMATRSRRRLRAVLLAGATGYGTALLFVMQGAPDLALTQALVETLTVVVFVLALRRMPEYFTDRPLSRQRYWRMALGLAVAIVSAGFMLVAAGARVADPVSLMLPQEAVDYGGGKNIVNVILVDARAWDTFGEITVLVAAATGVASLIFVNTRGTGIRRVHEIPYPPTVRKQPTSPGRRPWLAAPRTLPPESRSIIFEVVTRLMFHTVVVFSIYLLLVGHNEPGGGFAAGMVTGLALVVRYLVGGRYELDEAAPVDAGRLIGGGLAVAALAAVLPLAFGGSILQSAIVDLHIPVLGDLHLVTSALFDVGVYLVVVGLVLDLLRALGSHIDRQVVRARRESETGLMSEPVAGETTSAEEAARA, via the coding sequence TTGCTGATCCTGGTCGCCGTCCTGCTGGCGATGTCGGCGGCCTGTCCGTGGCTGGTACGCCGCTGGGGCCGTCGCGCGTTCCTGTTCGTCTCCCTCGGCCCGCTCGCCGGTACGGCGTGGGTCGCTGCCCAAGGTCCCGCCGTGTCGCGCGGCGAGACGCTGAGCGAGACCCATCCGTGGGTCGAGAGCATCGGCATGGAGCTGGCCTTCCGCATGGGCCCGTTGCAGTGGCTGCTCGCGATGATCGTGCTCGGCGTCGGGTCTCTCGTGCTCGCCTACTGCACCTGGTACTTCCGCGACGACAGCCTCGGCGTACCCCGCTTCGCGGGCGTGCTCACCGCCTTCGTCGCCGCGATGCTCGGCCTGGTCCTGGCCGACGACCTGCTGCTGCTCTACGTCTTCTGGGAGCTGACCACTGTCTTCTCCTTCCTGCTGATCGGCCACGACCCGGCTCGCCGGGCCAGCCGCCAGGCGGCGATCCAGGCGCTGGTGGTCACCACCCTCGGCGGGCTGAGCATGCTCGTCGGCGCACTGATCCTGGGCCACGAGGGCGGCACCCACCGGATCAGCGAGCTGCTCGCCGACCCGCCGAGCGGGGTCGCCGTCACGGTCGCCATCCACCTGCTCCTGGTCGGCGCGATCAGCAAGTCCGCACTGGTGCCCTTCCACTTCTGGCTGCCCGCGGCGATGGCCGCGCCCACCCCGGTGAGCGCCTACCTGCACGCCGCCTCGATGGTGAAGGCCGGCGTCTACCTGGTCGCCCTGCTCGCCCCGGTGTACGCCGGGGTCGCGGGCTGGCGCCCGGTCCTGCTGGTCCTCGGCATCGCCACGATGCTGCTCGGCGGGCTGCGCGCGCTGCGCCAGACCGACCTCAAGCTGCTGCTCGCCTTCGGCACGGTGAGCCAGCTCGGCTTCTTGATCATGGTGCTCGGCATCGGCACTCGCAGCGCGCTGCTGGCCGGCCTGGCCCTGCTGCTGGCCCACGCGCTGTTCAAGGCCACCCTGTTCCTGGTGGTCGGCATCATCGACCGCAGCGCCGGCACCCGCGACCTGCGCCGCCTCAGCGGCCTGGGCCGGCGGATGCCGGTGGTCGCCGGCGCCGCGGTCCTGGCCGCCGCCTCGATGGCCGGCGTCCCCCCGCTCCTGGGGTACGTCGCCAAGGAGAGCGTGCTCGTGGCGGTGCTGGACGTCGCCAAGGACGGCGACGGCACCGGCCTCGCCGGGGCGGCCGGGTGGCTCGCGCTGCTCGGCGTCGTGCTGGGCTCGGTGCTCACCGCTGCGTACTCCGCCCGCTTCGTGTGGGGCGCCTTCGCCACCCGCACGGTCGAGGAGGAGCCGACCGTGGCGCGGGTCCACCCCGGCTTCGCCGCCGGCCCGGTGCTCCTCGCCGCGCTCTCGCTGGTCCTGGGCTTCCTGGGCCGCCCGGTCACCGAGCTGCTCGCGCCGTACCTCGAGGCGGTCCCGGAGGGGGTCCACCACGCCGAGCTGTCCCTGTGGCACGGCCTCGGGCTGCCGCTGCTGGCGACCCTGCTGGCCCTCGCCGGCGGTGCGCTGATGTTCGTGATGCGCGACCGGGTGGCGCGGCTGCAGTCGCGCTGGACGGTGGACTGGACCCTCGAGCGGGCCTACCGCAGCGGCATGCGCGTCCTCGACCGCACCGCCGTGGAGGTGACCGGTGTCGTGCAGCGAGGCTCCGCCTCGGCGTACCTCGCGATCATCCTGGCCGTCGTGGTCGTCGTCCCCGGCTCGACGCTGATCGGCGCCTGGGGTGACATCGACGTCCAGGCCTGGGAGCACCCCGCCCAGGCGGTGATCGGCGTCGTGGTCGTCGCGGCCGCGGTGATGGCGACCCGGTCGCGCCGCCGCCTGCGCGCGGTGCTGCTCGCCGGCGCCACCGGCTACGGCACCGCGCTGCTGTTCGTCATGCAGGGCGCCCCGGACCTGGCGCTGACCCAGGCGCTGGTGGAGACGCTCACCGTCGTGGTCTTCGTGCTGGCGCTGCGCCGGATGCCGGAGTACTTCACCGACCGGCCGCTCTCGCGCCAGCGCTACTGGCGGATGGCCCTCGGCCTGGCCGTGGCGATCGTCTCGGCCGGGTTCATGCTCGTCGCCGCCGGCGCCCGGGTCGCCGACCCGGTCTCGCTGATGCTGCCCCAGGAGGCGGTCGACTACGGCGGCGGCAAGAACATCGTCAACGTGATCCTCGTCGACGCCCGCGCCTGGGACACCTTCGGTGAGATCACTGTGCTGGTCGCGGCCGCGACCGGCGTCGCGAGCCTGATCTTCGTCAACACCCGCGGCACCGGCATCCGCCGCGTGCACGAGATCCCCTACCCGCCGACCGTGCGCAAGCAGCCGACCTCGCCCGGGCGCCGACCGTGGCTGGCCGCGCCGCGCACGCTCCCGCCCGAGAGCCGCTCGATCATCTTCGAGGTGGTCACCCGGCTGATGTTCCACACGGTCGTCGTGTTCTCGATCTACCTGCTGCTGGTCGGTCACAACGAGCCCGGCGGCGGTTTCGCCGCCGGCATGGTCACCGGCCTGGCGCTGGTCGTGCGCTACCTGGTGGGCGGGCGCTACGAGCTCGACGAGGCGGCACCGGTCGACGCCGGCCGGCTGATCGGCGGCGGGCTCGCCGTGGCCGCACTGGCCGCCGTGCTGCCGCTCGCCTTCGGCGGCTCGATCCTGCAGAGCGCCATCGTCGACCTCCACATCCCCGTCCTGGGCGACCTGCACCTGGTCACCTCGGCCCTCTTCGACGTCGGCGTCTACCTCGTCGTCGTCGGGCTGGTCCTCGACCTGCTGCGTGCCCTGGGCTCCCACATCGACCGTCAGGTCGTGCGTGCCCGCCGGGAGTCCGAGACCGGGCTCATGAGCGAGCCCGTCGCCGGGGAGACGACGTCTGCCGAGGAGGCAGCCCGCGCATGA
- a CDS encoding NHL domain-containing thioredoxin family protein has translation MSTRPRVRAPELEGRGWLNTDGPLTLKDLRGRFVLLDFWTFCCINCLHVLDELRAVEEEYAEELVVIGVHSPKFVHEADPVALAQAVERYSVHHPVLDDPDLVTWRAYTARAWPTLVLIDPEGYVVAQYAGEGHAHAIAALLGELVPQHRERGTLQPGDSPYVPVAVEPTDLRFPAKAVPVGDGRVLVADAGHDAVVELGADGAARRRFEGFREPNGLCLLPPDVAAEVGYDVVVADTVAHRLRGISLADGEVRTLAGDGTQWMQGDGTDRLSSPWDVAWWQDRVWVAMAGIHQLWTLDPRTGAVEVVVGTSNEGLLDGPGAEAWLAQTSGLAPDGDRLWLADSETSALRWVEASEDGAGWAVRTAVGSGLFDFGFRDGPAEQALLQHPLGVTVLPDGSVAVCDTYNGALRRFDPATGEVSTLATDLAEPSGAYVDTDTGTEPAQLVVVESGAHRLTRVPLGAAATRTDGFAHTTQRPVTDVPAELELVITFEPPPGQKVDDRFGPATQLIVEATPPALLREGAGRGTDLVRRLVLDRHVGDGVLHVAARAASCDADGGEGAACRMHQQDWGVPVRISDAAAGELHLPLGGVPQE, from the coding sequence GTGAGCACCCGCCCCCGCGTCCGCGCCCCCGAGCTCGAGGGCCGCGGCTGGTTGAACACCGACGGCCCCCTGACCCTGAAGGACCTGCGCGGCCGCTTCGTGCTGCTGGACTTCTGGACCTTCTGCTGCATCAACTGCCTGCACGTCCTCGACGAGCTGCGCGCGGTGGAGGAGGAGTACGCCGAGGAGCTGGTCGTCATCGGTGTGCACTCCCCGAAGTTCGTGCACGAGGCCGACCCGGTGGCGCTGGCCCAGGCGGTCGAGCGCTACTCCGTGCACCACCCGGTGCTCGACGACCCCGACCTGGTCACCTGGCGCGCCTACACCGCCCGGGCCTGGCCGACGCTGGTGCTCATCGACCCCGAGGGCTACGTCGTCGCGCAGTACGCCGGGGAGGGCCACGCCCACGCGATCGCCGCCCTCCTGGGCGAGCTGGTCCCGCAGCACCGCGAGCGCGGCACGCTGCAGCCCGGCGACTCGCCGTACGTCCCGGTCGCGGTGGAGCCGACCGACCTGCGCTTCCCGGCGAAGGCGGTGCCGGTGGGTGACGGGCGCGTGCTCGTCGCCGACGCCGGGCACGACGCGGTGGTGGAGCTGGGCGCCGACGGGGCGGCGCGGCGGCGCTTCGAGGGGTTCCGCGAGCCCAACGGGCTGTGCCTGCTGCCGCCGGACGTCGCCGCCGAGGTGGGCTACGACGTGGTGGTCGCCGACACCGTCGCGCACCGGCTGCGGGGGATCTCGCTGGCCGACGGCGAGGTCCGCACGCTCGCCGGCGACGGGACCCAGTGGATGCAGGGCGACGGCACCGACCGGCTCTCCAGCCCCTGGGACGTCGCCTGGTGGCAGGACCGGGTCTGGGTCGCGATGGCCGGGATCCACCAGCTGTGGACCCTCGACCCGCGCACCGGCGCCGTGGAGGTGGTCGTCGGCACCAGCAACGAGGGGCTGCTCGACGGGCCGGGCGCGGAGGCATGGCTCGCCCAGACCTCCGGGCTGGCGCCCGACGGCGACCGGCTCTGGCTCGCCGACTCCGAGACCTCCGCGCTGCGCTGGGTGGAGGCGTCCGAGGACGGCGCCGGCTGGGCGGTGCGCACCGCGGTCGGCAGCGGGCTGTTCGACTTCGGCTTCCGCGACGGCCCTGCCGAGCAGGCGCTGCTCCAGCACCCGCTCGGGGTGACGGTGCTGCCCGACGGCAGCGTCGCGGTCTGCGACACCTACAACGGCGCGCTGCGCCGCTTCGACCCCGCGACTGGCGAGGTCAGCACGCTCGCCACCGACCTCGCCGAGCCGAGCGGTGCCTACGTCGACACCGACACCGGCACCGAGCCCGCCCAGCTGGTGGTCGTGGAGTCCGGCGCGCACCGGCTGACCCGGGTGCCGCTCGGCGCCGCGGCCACCCGCACCGACGGGTTCGCGCACACCACCCAGCGCCCGGTGACCGACGTGCCGGCCGAGCTGGAGCTGGTGATCACCTTCGAGCCGCCGCCGGGGCAGAAGGTCGACGACCGCTTCGGCCCCGCGACCCAGCTCATCGTGGAGGCGACCCCGCCGGCGCTGCTGCGCGAGGGCGCGGGCCGCGGCACCGACCTGGTCCGCCGCCTGGTCCTGGACCGCCACGTCGGCGACGGGGTGCTCCACGTCGCCGCGCGCGCCGCCTCCTGCGACGCCGACGGCGGCGAGGGCGCCGCCTGCCGCATGCACCAGCAGGACTGGGGCGTGCCGGTCCGGATCAGCGACGCCGCTGCCGGCGAGCTGCACCTCCCGCTCGGCGGCGTACCGCAGGAGTGA
- the mnhG gene encoding monovalent cation/H(+) antiporter subunit G, whose translation MSWDWTTVADVLAAVCLLGGAFFALIAAIGVVRLPDLLSRMHAATKPQVIGLLLVVVGLALSLRDPGSLGILGLVVLMQMGTSVVAGHMVGRASFRAGQVRRDLLVVDELSGVLSDEEPRGAP comes from the coding sequence GTGAGCTGGGACTGGACCACCGTCGCCGACGTGCTCGCCGCCGTCTGCCTGCTGGGCGGGGCGTTCTTCGCCCTGATCGCGGCGATCGGCGTCGTACGACTGCCCGACCTGCTCAGCCGCATGCACGCCGCGACCAAGCCGCAGGTGATCGGCCTGTTGCTGGTCGTCGTCGGCCTCGCGCTCAGCCTGCGCGACCCCGGCTCGCTGGGGATCCTGGGCCTGGTCGTGCTGATGCAGATGGGCACCAGCGTCGTCGCCGGCCACATGGTCGGCCGCGCCTCGTTCCGCGCCGGCCAGGTCCGCCGCGACCTGCTCGTCGTCGACGAGCTCAGCGGCGTGCTCTCCGACGAGGAGCCGCGCGGGGCGCCGTAG
- a CDS encoding Na+/H+ antiporter subunit D — MSALVPLPVLLPILGAGLSLVLGQHPRLQRWVSVVVLSSIVVIAAILMVAADTDGPQVLWIGGWPETLGIVLVADRLATLMLLVSAVVTLAVLGYSIGQGMTEDEEDATLSVYHPTFLVLVAGVANAFLAGDLFNLFVSFEMLLFASYVLLTLGGTATRLRAGTIYVLVNLLSSTLFLISLAVVYAATGTLTLAHLAERIADLPDHVALMIQLLLLTTFAIKAAVFPLSFWLPDSYPTAPAPVTAVFAGLLTKVGIYAILRMQTLLFPESPLTGLLMWAALLTMLVGILGAIAQSDIKRMLSFTLVSHIGYLVLGIALATSAGVAGTVFYVVHHITVQTALFLVVGLVERRAGSTSLMRIGGLARIAPLLAVLFFVPAMNLAGIPPFSGFIGKVGLLQAAQDQGSVLAWVLVVGGVLTSLLTLYAVAKTWAVAFWRTPAEAHEALEEIADRDPGYGSQAFAEHRGHVHTAQGSLSLTAIEEARRLGDDDMPDRDFHQLITDGDDTKHMPRSMVLPTALLVTLSVGLTFLAGPLFAFSDRAADDLLERTPYLSAVLTGDEQ; from the coding sequence GTGAGCGCCCTGGTCCCCCTTCCCGTCCTGCTGCCGATCCTCGGCGCCGGACTCTCCCTGGTGCTCGGCCAGCACCCGCGCCTGCAGCGCTGGGTCAGCGTGGTCGTGCTCAGCTCGATCGTGGTGATCGCCGCCATCTTGATGGTGGCCGCCGACACCGACGGCCCGCAGGTCCTGTGGATCGGCGGCTGGCCGGAGACCCTCGGCATCGTGCTCGTCGCTGACCGGCTGGCCACCTTGATGCTGCTGGTCAGCGCGGTGGTGACCCTCGCGGTCCTCGGCTACTCCATCGGCCAGGGCATGACCGAGGACGAGGAGGACGCGACCCTCTCGGTCTACCATCCGACGTTCCTGGTGCTCGTGGCCGGCGTCGCGAACGCGTTCCTCGCCGGTGACCTGTTCAACCTGTTCGTCAGCTTCGAGATGCTGCTGTTCGCCAGCTATGTGCTGCTGACCCTCGGCGGCACCGCCACCCGGCTGCGGGCCGGCACCATCTACGTCCTGGTCAACCTGCTGTCCTCGACGCTGTTCTTGATCTCGCTGGCCGTCGTGTACGCCGCCACCGGCACGCTCACCCTGGCCCACCTGGCCGAGCGGATCGCCGACCTGCCCGACCACGTGGCGCTGATGATCCAGCTGCTGCTGCTCACGACGTTCGCGATCAAGGCGGCGGTCTTCCCGCTGTCGTTCTGGCTGCCCGACAGCTACCCGACCGCCCCCGCCCCGGTCACCGCCGTCTTCGCCGGCCTGCTCACCAAGGTGGGCATCTACGCGATCCTGCGGATGCAGACGCTGCTGTTCCCCGAGAGCCCGCTGACCGGCCTGCTCATGTGGGCGGCGCTGCTGACGATGCTGGTCGGCATCCTCGGCGCCATCGCGCAGTCCGACATCAAGCGCATGCTGTCCTTCACCCTGGTCAGCCACATCGGCTACCTGGTGCTGGGCATCGCGCTGGCCACCTCCGCCGGTGTCGCGGGCACGGTCTTCTACGTCGTGCACCACATCACCGTGCAGACCGCGCTCTTCTTGGTGGTCGGCCTGGTCGAGCGCCGCGCGGGCAGCACGTCGCTGATGCGCATCGGGGGCCTGGCCCGGATCGCGCCGCTGCTGGCCGTGCTGTTCTTCGTGCCGGCGATGAACCTGGCCGGCATCCCGCCGTTCTCCGGGTTCATCGGCAAGGTCGGGCTGCTCCAGGCCGCGCAGGACCAGGGCTCCGTGCTGGCCTGGGTGCTGGTCGTGGGCGGCGTGCTCACCAGCCTGCTCACCCTGTACGCCGTGGCCAAGACCTGGGCGGTCGCGTTCTGGCGCACCCCCGCCGAGGCCCACGAGGCGCTCGAGGAGATCGCCGACCGCGACCCGGGCTACGGCTCGCAGGCCTTCGCCGAGCACCGCGGCCACGTGCACACCGCCCAGGGCTCGCTGTCGCTGACCGCGATCGAGGAGGCCCGTCGCCTCGGCGACGATGACATGCCCGACCGTGACTTCCACCAGCTCATCACCGACGGTGACGACACCAAGCACATGCCACGAAGCATGGTCCTGCCCACCGCCCTGCTGGTCACGCTCAGCGTGGGGCTCACCTTCCTCGCCGGGCCGCTGTTCGCCTTCAGCGACCGGGCCGCGGACGACCTGCTGGAGCGCACGCCGTACCTCAGCGCCGTGCTGACGGGAGACGAGCAGTGA